One region of Eupeodes corollae chromosome 1, idEupCoro1.1, whole genome shotgun sequence genomic DNA includes:
- the LOC129941587 gene encoding uncharacterized protein LOC129941587, with protein sequence MLCSQCNKKIVNHKSKVTCGDCKSVFHCSCVNLDLSELEQMKAQNSSYRCDKCNALRRKSLQHQSLQNLRPNPTTPATKNSKIAQQNVEIDTSSSQKKCGSTGTSVTLQMLYEEIICIKKINCDFLSTINQLEEKNKELQSKIKSLENTINWREQKIVENFVEIVGVPDVNNQNVGECVQKIFTDALDICVPSTDVQNCYVKRIWLNNANTGPASEKSRKNKKEFNDIICVQFSSLEAKQK encoded by the exons ATGCTGTGCTCGCagtgcaataaaaaaatagttaaccATAAATCTAAAGTCACTTGTGGTGATTGTAAATCAGTTTTTCATTGCTCATGTGTTAATCTTGATTTGTCTGAACTGGAGCAGATGAAAGCTCAGAACTCAAGTTATCGTTGTGATAAGTGTAATGCTCTTCGACGAAAATCATTACAACATCAAAGTCTTCAGAACTTAAGACCAAATCCAACAACACCGGctacaaaaaattctaaaatagcCCAACAAAATGTAGAAATCGATACGTCATCATCGCAAAAAAAATGTGGTTCAACCGGCACATCAGTTACGCTGCAAATGCTTTACGAAGAAATTATatgcataaaaaaaattaactgcgATTTTCTCAGCACAATCAATCAGCTggaagagaaaaataaagagCTTCAATCGAAAATCAAATCTCTTGAAAACACAATCAACTGGAGAGAGCAGAAGATCGTTGAAAATTTCGTTGAGATCGTAGGAGTACCTGATGTCAACAACCAAAATGTTGGAGAGTGTGTGCAGAAAATATTCACTGATGCTCTGGATATATGTGTACCTTCTACTGATGTCCAAAATTGCTATGTGAAAAGAATCTGGCTGAACAATGCAAACACTGGCCCAGCTTCCGaaaaatccagaaaaaacaaaaaagagttcAACGATATTATTTGCGTTCAATTCTCTTCTCTAGAAGCAAAACAGAAG TGA